The following coding sequences are from one Gigantopelta aegis isolate Gae_Host chromosome 15, Gae_host_genome, whole genome shotgun sequence window:
- the LOC121390083 gene encoding coiled-coil domain-containing protein 63-like isoform X2, protein MPRPRSARSDVSDTDIEGLQEGELVKLQRQYRLMEGDRAAYTEESQNLIRKQRSAVSQLEGEKQELLKELRLAESRSNQARDEENIDTLVTLAEAKDDCDNEIEEEKKKQAELDQKIREWEKKERQQHKSAGGVHMSTAHTTQTKKTVRVLENRLDKAKKKFNESLSENAKLRDEIESLRCEHKRFETLFKKLEKELKQLRREMGEVIESSTQAYDQRDEAQTKMIILKEKADKDMQQHNAEMKELVRIIDHDRKLKEFMGIKGQERQEDPQLVAWRQKKEAQEAERKKESQEDSVESYEAAFEKIKEMTGEDDLDLLVERFIEVEDRNFALFNYVNEQNNEIEKLNEDIQSIHEEIEKFKAQGIELETQRKHILKNLEEKQNKASAEADEFEMKYKEVSKILDQLKAGIDSLFNKINCDRSAIDSMLGAATGVTDGNMIQYLGIIEQRTNELLAIQTYINNKDPDKYETKPVGLLGEGPTAPPPMIPVNPPAVGDEYESEASEGSDEEMRPLTRAELQSRVMKTVHKRESAARKEGFKYDLSIRDKGQKQKKDG, encoded by the exons ATGCCCCGCCCACGATCAGCGCGGTCTGATGTCAGTGACACTGACATTGAGGGACTTCAGGAAGGGGAGCTGGTAAAACTGCAGCGGCAGTATCGACTGATGGAGGGAGATCGAGCGGCGTATACAGAAGAATCACAGAATCTTATTAGAAAGCAGAG GAGTGCAGTTTCACAGCTGGAGGGAGAGAAACAAGAACTGTTAAAGGAACTTAGGCTTGCCGAGAGTCGGAGTAACCAGGCAAGAGATGAAGAAAATATTGACACTCTTGTCACTTTGGCAGAAGCTAAAG ATGATTGTGATAATGAGAtagaggaggagaagaagaaacaagCAGAGTTGGATCAGAAAATCCGTGAGTGGGAGAAGAAAGAGCGACAACAACACAAGAGTGCGGGCGGAGTCCACATGAGCACGGCTCACACCACCCAGACCAAGAAGACTGTCCGCGTACTGGAGAACAGACTTGATAAG GCAAAGAAGAAGTTCAATGAATCGCTGAGTGAGAATGCCAAGCTGCGAGACGAGATAGAGAGTCTGCGGTGTGAACACAAGAGGTTCGAGACTCTGTTTAAGAAGCTGGAGAAGGAACTCAAACAGCTGCGACGTGAGATGGGAGAAGTTATAGAGTCCTCAACACAAGCGTATGATCAAAG AGACGAGGCTCAGACGAAGATGATCATCCTGAAGGAGAAGGCTGACAAGGACATGCAGCAGCACAATGCTGAGATGAAGGAGCTCGTGCGCATCATCGACCACGACAGAAAGCTCAAGGAGTTCATGGGAATCAAGGGGCAGGAGAGGCAGGAGGACCCACAGCTGGTTGCCTGGAGACAGAAGAAAG AAGCTCAAGAGGCAGAACGTAAGAAAGAGAGCCAGGAAGACTCTGTCGAATCGTATGAGGCTGCATTTGAAAAGATCAAAGAAATGACGGGTGAAGACGACCTTGACCTTCTGGTTGAGCGATTCATTGAGGTGGAGGATCGCAACTTTGCACTGTTTAACTACGTCAATGAACAGAACAATGAGATTGAGAAACTCAATGAGGACATCCAATCA ATACATGAAGAAATCGAGAAGTTCAAAGCTCAAGGTATAGAGCTGGAAACACAGCGCAAACACATTCTGAAGAATCTGGAAGAAAAACAGAACAAAGCATCGGCAGAGGCCGACGagtttgaaatgaaatacaaaGAAGTTTCCAAAATTCTAGATCAGCTGAAAGCAG GTATTGATTCACTGTTTAACAAGATCAACTGTGATCGGTCAGCTATAGACAGCATGTTGGGAGCTGCCACGGGAGTTACCGATGGCAACATGATACAGTACCTGGGCATCATTGAACAGAGGACGAACGAACTTCTAGCTATACAGACATACATCAACAATAAG GATCCTGACAAATACGAAACTAAACCTGTTGGTCTTCTTGGTGAGGGACCTACTGCCCCACCCCCTATGATTCCAGTCAACCCACCAGCTGTAGG TGATGAGTACGAGAGCGAGGCCAGTGAAGGCAGTGATGAGGAGATGAGGCCTCTGACACGGGCAGAGTTACAGAGCAGGGTGATGAAGACCGTCCACAAGAGGGAGTCGGCCGCCAGGAAGGAGGGATTCAAGTACGACCTGAGTATCAGAGACAaaggacaaaaacaaaagaaagacg
- the LOC121390083 gene encoding coiled-coil domain-containing protein 63-like isoform X1 — protein MPRPRSARSDVSDTDIEGLQEGELVKLQRQYRLMEGDRAAYTEESQNLIRKQRSAVSQLEGEKQELLKELRLAESRSNQARDEENIDTLVTLAEAKDDCDNEIEEEKKKQAELDQKIREWEKKERQQHKSAGGVHMSTAHTTQTKKTVRVLENRLDKAKKKFNESLSENAKLRDEIESLRCEHKRFETLFKKLEKELKQLRREMGEVIESSTQAYDQRDEAQTKMIILKEKADKDMQQHNAEMKELVRIIDHDRKLKEFMGIKGQERQEDPQLVAWRQKKEAQEAERKKESQEDSVESYEAAFEKIKEMTGEDDLDLLVERFIEVEDRNFALFNYVNEQNNEIEKLNEDIQSIHEEIEKFKAQGIELETQRKHILKNLEEKQNKASAEADEFEMKYKEVSKILDQLKAGIDSLFNKINCDRSAIDSMLGAATGVTDGNMIQYLGIIEQRTNELLAIQTYINNKDPDKYETKPVGLLGEGPTAPPPMIPVNPPAVGDEYESEASEGSDEEMRPLTRAELQSRVMKTVHKRESAARKEGFKYDLSIRDKGQKQKKDGKK, from the exons ATGCCCCGCCCACGATCAGCGCGGTCTGATGTCAGTGACACTGACATTGAGGGACTTCAGGAAGGGGAGCTGGTAAAACTGCAGCGGCAGTATCGACTGATGGAGGGAGATCGAGCGGCGTATACAGAAGAATCACAGAATCTTATTAGAAAGCAGAG GAGTGCAGTTTCACAGCTGGAGGGAGAGAAACAAGAACTGTTAAAGGAACTTAGGCTTGCCGAGAGTCGGAGTAACCAGGCAAGAGATGAAGAAAATATTGACACTCTTGTCACTTTGGCAGAAGCTAAAG ATGATTGTGATAATGAGAtagaggaggagaagaagaaacaagCAGAGTTGGATCAGAAAATCCGTGAGTGGGAGAAGAAAGAGCGACAACAACACAAGAGTGCGGGCGGAGTCCACATGAGCACGGCTCACACCACCCAGACCAAGAAGACTGTCCGCGTACTGGAGAACAGACTTGATAAG GCAAAGAAGAAGTTCAATGAATCGCTGAGTGAGAATGCCAAGCTGCGAGACGAGATAGAGAGTCTGCGGTGTGAACACAAGAGGTTCGAGACTCTGTTTAAGAAGCTGGAGAAGGAACTCAAACAGCTGCGACGTGAGATGGGAGAAGTTATAGAGTCCTCAACACAAGCGTATGATCAAAG AGACGAGGCTCAGACGAAGATGATCATCCTGAAGGAGAAGGCTGACAAGGACATGCAGCAGCACAATGCTGAGATGAAGGAGCTCGTGCGCATCATCGACCACGACAGAAAGCTCAAGGAGTTCATGGGAATCAAGGGGCAGGAGAGGCAGGAGGACCCACAGCTGGTTGCCTGGAGACAGAAGAAAG AAGCTCAAGAGGCAGAACGTAAGAAAGAGAGCCAGGAAGACTCTGTCGAATCGTATGAGGCTGCATTTGAAAAGATCAAAGAAATGACGGGTGAAGACGACCTTGACCTTCTGGTTGAGCGATTCATTGAGGTGGAGGATCGCAACTTTGCACTGTTTAACTACGTCAATGAACAGAACAATGAGATTGAGAAACTCAATGAGGACATCCAATCA ATACATGAAGAAATCGAGAAGTTCAAAGCTCAAGGTATAGAGCTGGAAACACAGCGCAAACACATTCTGAAGAATCTGGAAGAAAAACAGAACAAAGCATCGGCAGAGGCCGACGagtttgaaatgaaatacaaaGAAGTTTCCAAAATTCTAGATCAGCTGAAAGCAG GTATTGATTCACTGTTTAACAAGATCAACTGTGATCGGTCAGCTATAGACAGCATGTTGGGAGCTGCCACGGGAGTTACCGATGGCAACATGATACAGTACCTGGGCATCATTGAACAGAGGACGAACGAACTTCTAGCTATACAGACATACATCAACAATAAG GATCCTGACAAATACGAAACTAAACCTGTTGGTCTTCTTGGTGAGGGACCTACTGCCCCACCCCCTATGATTCCAGTCAACCCACCAGCTGTAGG TGATGAGTACGAGAGCGAGGCCAGTGAAGGCAGTGATGAGGAGATGAGGCCTCTGACACGGGCAGAGTTACAGAGCAGGGTGATGAAGACCGTCCACAAGAGGGAGTCGGCCGCCAGGAAGGAGGGATTCAAGTACGACCTGAGTATCAGAGACAaaggacaaaaacaaaagaaagacgGCAAGAAATAA
- the LOC121390083 gene encoding coiled-coil domain-containing protein 63-like isoform X3, with protein sequence MPRPRSARSDVSDTDIEGLQEGELVKLQRQYRLMEGDRAAYTEESQNLIRKQRSAVSQLEGEKQELLKELRLAESRSNQARDEENIDTLVTLAEAKDDCDNEIEEEKKKQAELDQKIREWEKKERQQHKSAGGVHMSTAHTTQTKKTVRVLENRLDKAKKKFNESLSENAKLRDEIESLRCEHKRFETLFKKLEKELKQLRREMGEVIESSTQAYDQRDEAQTKMIILKEKADKDMQQHNAEMKELVRIIDHDRKLKEFMGIKGQERQEDPQLVAWRQKKEAQEAERKKESQEDSVESYEAAFEKIKEMTGEDDLDLLVERFIEVEDRNFALFNYVNEQNNEIEKLNEDIQSIHEEIEKFKAQGIELETQRKHILKNLEEKQNKASAEADEFEMKYKEVSKILDQLKAGIDSLFNKINCDRSAIDSMLGAATGVTDGNMIQYLGIIEQRTNELLAIQTYINNKDPDKYETKPVGLLGEGPTAPPPMIPVNPPAVGDEYESEASEGSDEEMRPLTRAELQSRVMKTVHKRESAARKEGFKIDDR encoded by the exons ATGCCCCGCCCACGATCAGCGCGGTCTGATGTCAGTGACACTGACATTGAGGGACTTCAGGAAGGGGAGCTGGTAAAACTGCAGCGGCAGTATCGACTGATGGAGGGAGATCGAGCGGCGTATACAGAAGAATCACAGAATCTTATTAGAAAGCAGAG GAGTGCAGTTTCACAGCTGGAGGGAGAGAAACAAGAACTGTTAAAGGAACTTAGGCTTGCCGAGAGTCGGAGTAACCAGGCAAGAGATGAAGAAAATATTGACACTCTTGTCACTTTGGCAGAAGCTAAAG ATGATTGTGATAATGAGAtagaggaggagaagaagaaacaagCAGAGTTGGATCAGAAAATCCGTGAGTGGGAGAAGAAAGAGCGACAACAACACAAGAGTGCGGGCGGAGTCCACATGAGCACGGCTCACACCACCCAGACCAAGAAGACTGTCCGCGTACTGGAGAACAGACTTGATAAG GCAAAGAAGAAGTTCAATGAATCGCTGAGTGAGAATGCCAAGCTGCGAGACGAGATAGAGAGTCTGCGGTGTGAACACAAGAGGTTCGAGACTCTGTTTAAGAAGCTGGAGAAGGAACTCAAACAGCTGCGACGTGAGATGGGAGAAGTTATAGAGTCCTCAACACAAGCGTATGATCAAAG AGACGAGGCTCAGACGAAGATGATCATCCTGAAGGAGAAGGCTGACAAGGACATGCAGCAGCACAATGCTGAGATGAAGGAGCTCGTGCGCATCATCGACCACGACAGAAAGCTCAAGGAGTTCATGGGAATCAAGGGGCAGGAGAGGCAGGAGGACCCACAGCTGGTTGCCTGGAGACAGAAGAAAG AAGCTCAAGAGGCAGAACGTAAGAAAGAGAGCCAGGAAGACTCTGTCGAATCGTATGAGGCTGCATTTGAAAAGATCAAAGAAATGACGGGTGAAGACGACCTTGACCTTCTGGTTGAGCGATTCATTGAGGTGGAGGATCGCAACTTTGCACTGTTTAACTACGTCAATGAACAGAACAATGAGATTGAGAAACTCAATGAGGACATCCAATCA ATACATGAAGAAATCGAGAAGTTCAAAGCTCAAGGTATAGAGCTGGAAACACAGCGCAAACACATTCTGAAGAATCTGGAAGAAAAACAGAACAAAGCATCGGCAGAGGCCGACGagtttgaaatgaaatacaaaGAAGTTTCCAAAATTCTAGATCAGCTGAAAGCAG GTATTGATTCACTGTTTAACAAGATCAACTGTGATCGGTCAGCTATAGACAGCATGTTGGGAGCTGCCACGGGAGTTACCGATGGCAACATGATACAGTACCTGGGCATCATTGAACAGAGGACGAACGAACTTCTAGCTATACAGACATACATCAACAATAAG GATCCTGACAAATACGAAACTAAACCTGTTGGTCTTCTTGGTGAGGGACCTACTGCCCCACCCCCTATGATTCCAGTCAACCCACCAGCTGTAGG TGATGAGTACGAGAGCGAGGCCAGTGAAGGCAGTGATGAGGAGATGAGGCCTCTGACACGGGCAGAGTTACAGAGCAGGGTGATGAAGACCGTCCACAAGAGGGAGTCGGCCGCCAGGAAGGAGGGATTCAA